From a single Streptomyces sp. NBC_00377 genomic region:
- the glgB gene encoding 1,4-alpha-glucan branching enzyme yields the protein MALRDTSPPESAGPRPCTAPALDPADRGRLLAGAHHDPHALLGAHPVPDGILFRALRPFADAVSVVIDGTATALVSEGDGLFAAVLPLGAVPAYTLLVSYEGVEHKVDDPYRFLPALGDLDLHLIREGRHEELWKALGAEPMAHEGVTGTRFTVWAPNAQGVRVAGDFCFWDGTAFPMRSLGSSGVWELFLPGIGEGARYKFEITSRYGHRFLKADPMARRAEVPPDTASIVHASRYDWADQEWMAHRGDVPVHVAPFSVYEVHLPSWRPGSTYRQLADELPAYVSDLGFTHVEFMPVAQHPFSGSWGYQVTGFYAPASRLGTPDDLKFLVDSLHRAGIGVIVDWVPAHFPKDDWALGRFDGDPLYEPGDSRRAEHPDWGTYEFDFGRVEVRNFLVANATYWCEEFHVDGLRVDAVASMLYLDYSRDSGQWAPNVFGGREDLDAMAFLQEMNATVYRRNPGVVTIAEESTAWEGVTRPTDSGGLGFGLKWNMGWMHDSLEYIAKEPVHRKYHHNEMTFSMVYAYSENYVLPISHDEVVHGKQALVSKMPGDWWQRRANHRAYLGFMWAHPGKQLLFMGQEFAQGAEWSEADGPEWWLLDPGYASAGDHRGVRDLVRDLNTVYRATPALWERDTDPAGFRWVVGDAAEDNVFAFLRHDAHGAPLLAVSNFSPVVRHDYRLLVPGDVPAWREVLNTDAERYGGGGVGHPAPVVSREGGISLTLPPLATVWLAPSPV from the coding sequence GTGGCCCTGCGTGACACCTCTCCGCCCGAGTCGGCCGGCCCCCGCCCGTGCACGGCGCCCGCACTCGACCCGGCCGACCGCGGGCGCCTGCTCGCGGGCGCGCACCACGATCCGCACGCCCTGCTGGGCGCACACCCGGTGCCGGACGGGATCCTCTTCCGCGCGCTGCGGCCCTTCGCCGACGCCGTGAGCGTCGTGATCGACGGGACGGCCACCGCGCTGGTCTCGGAGGGAGACGGCCTCTTCGCGGCCGTCCTGCCGCTCGGCGCGGTGCCCGCGTACACGCTGCTGGTCTCGTACGAGGGCGTCGAGCACAAGGTGGACGACCCCTACCGCTTCCTGCCGGCCCTGGGCGACCTGGATCTGCATCTCATCCGGGAGGGGCGGCACGAGGAGCTGTGGAAGGCGCTCGGCGCGGAACCGATGGCCCACGAGGGGGTGACCGGCACCCGGTTCACCGTGTGGGCGCCGAACGCCCAGGGGGTGCGCGTCGCCGGGGACTTCTGTTTCTGGGACGGGACCGCCTTCCCGATGCGGTCCCTCGGTTCGTCCGGCGTGTGGGAGCTGTTCCTGCCCGGTATCGGCGAGGGCGCCCGGTACAAGTTCGAGATCACCTCCCGCTACGGACACCGCTTCCTCAAGGCCGACCCGATGGCCCGGCGCGCGGAGGTGCCGCCGGACACCGCGTCGATCGTGCACGCCTCCCGCTACGACTGGGCGGACCAGGAGTGGATGGCGCACCGCGGCGACGTCCCCGTGCATGTGGCCCCGTTCTCCGTCTACGAGGTTCACCTCCCCTCCTGGCGACCGGGCTCGACGTACCGCCAGCTCGCCGACGAGCTTCCGGCCTACGTCAGCGATCTCGGCTTCACGCATGTGGAGTTCATGCCGGTGGCCCAGCATCCGTTCTCGGGTTCCTGGGGCTACCAGGTCACCGGGTTCTACGCGCCGGCCTCGCGCCTGGGCACGCCCGACGACCTGAAGTTCCTGGTGGACTCCCTGCACCGGGCGGGGATCGGCGTGATCGTGGACTGGGTGCCGGCGCACTTCCCCAAGGACGACTGGGCGCTGGGCCGGTTCGACGGGGACCCGCTGTACGAGCCCGGTGACTCGCGGCGGGCCGAGCACCCGGACTGGGGCACCTACGAGTTCGACTTCGGACGTGTCGAGGTGCGCAACTTCCTCGTGGCGAACGCCACTTACTGGTGCGAGGAGTTCCACGTCGACGGGCTGCGGGTGGACGCCGTCGCCTCCATGCTCTACCTCGACTACTCACGGGACTCCGGGCAGTGGGCGCCCAACGTGTTCGGCGGCCGCGAGGACCTGGACGCGATGGCGTTCCTCCAGGAGATGAACGCGACGGTCTACCGCCGCAACCCGGGGGTCGTGACGATCGCGGAGGAGTCCACCGCGTGGGAAGGCGTGACCCGGCCGACCGACAGCGGCGGTCTGGGCTTCGGGCTGAAGTGGAACATGGGCTGGATGCACGACTCGCTGGAGTACATCGCCAAGGAGCCGGTGCACCGCAAGTACCACCACAACGAGATGACCTTCTCGATGGTCTACGCCTACAGCGAGAACTACGTCCTGCCCATCTCCCACGACGAGGTCGTCCACGGCAAGCAGGCGCTGGTCTCCAAGATGCCGGGCGACTGGTGGCAGCGGCGCGCCAACCACCGCGCGTACCTGGGGTTCATGTGGGCCCACCCCGGCAAGCAGCTCCTCTTCATGGGCCAGGAGTTCGCCCAGGGCGCCGAGTGGTCCGAGGCCGACGGTCCCGAGTGGTGGCTGCTGGACCCGGGTTACGCGTCCGCGGGCGATCACCGGGGCGTGCGGGATCTGGTGCGTGATCTCAACACGGTCTACCGGGCCACCCCGGCCCTGTGGGAGCGCGACACCGATCCCGCCGGGTTCCGCTGGGTGGTCGGCGACGCCGCCGAGGACAACGTCTTCGCGTTCCTGCGCCACGACGCCCACGGCGCTCCGCTCCTCGCCGTCAGCAACTTCTCCCCCGTGGTGCGCCACGACTACCGGCTGCTGGTGCCCGGCGACGTGCCGGCCTGGCGCGAGGTGCTCAACACCGACGCCGAGCGGTACGGGGGCGGTGGTGTCGGGCATCCGGCTCCCGTGGTGTCACGGGAGGGCGGGATCTCGCTCACGCTGCCGCCCCTGGCGACCGTATGGCTGGCGCCGTCGCCCGTGTGA
- a CDS encoding maltokinase N-terminal cap-like domain-containing protein, which yields MTKTAPLRPSGPSGVRSVGPLAALLCEWLPRQRWFAGKDRPLTDLRMLSMTELYPGCLHLLVHADQSGVPTPGGTPPAGDCYQLLLGVQEHLSPRLGRALIGRVEEGPMAGLTIHDALQDPRSAHLLLERMRHPGTLGPLCFESDPSVSLPPGLAPRLLEAEQSNTSLVYGDAFILKIFRRIQPGVNPDLEVPVALAGQGCGRVPAPVAWFRTTHPQEATLGVLQPFLPDASDGWTLALRALARGEDFTAQAEELGRATADVHLALAAALPAGPDAEDGRTAAAMTERLEAAAHHVPALRPFVPGLITAFGALSVCDAGPPAQRIHGDLHLGQVLRAGRDWFVIDFEGEPSRPLAERRSAHSPVRDIAGMLRSFDYAARQRRPWRPEWARRCREAYCAGYAARAGWDPRKKHALLRAYETDRAVYEVLYEARNRPDWLPVPMAAIERLAVRGG from the coding sequence GTGACGAAGACCGCACCCCTGCGACCGAGCGGCCCGAGCGGAGTACGCTCCGTCGGGCCGCTGGCCGCGCTGCTCTGCGAGTGGCTGCCGCGGCAGCGCTGGTTCGCCGGCAAGGACCGGCCCCTCACCGACCTGCGCATGCTGTCGATGACCGAGCTGTACCCGGGCTGTCTGCATCTCCTCGTGCACGCCGACCAGTCGGGCGTCCCGACCCCCGGGGGCACACCCCCCGCCGGGGACTGCTACCAGCTGCTCCTCGGCGTACAGGAACACCTGTCACCGCGCCTGGGGCGGGCTCTGATCGGCAGGGTGGAGGAAGGACCGATGGCCGGTCTGACGATCCACGACGCGCTCCAGGACCCCCGGTCGGCGCATCTGCTCCTGGAGCGGATGCGGCACCCCGGCACACTGGGCCCGCTCTGCTTCGAGTCCGACCCGTCCGTCTCGCTGCCCCCCGGGCTCGCGCCGCGGCTGCTCGAGGCCGAGCAGTCCAACACCTCGCTGGTGTACGGGGACGCGTTCATCCTGAAGATCTTCCGGCGGATCCAGCCGGGGGTGAACCCCGATCTGGAGGTGCCGGTCGCGCTGGCCGGACAGGGGTGCGGGCGGGTGCCCGCGCCCGTGGCCTGGTTCCGCACGACCCATCCCCAGGAGGCGACACTCGGCGTCCTCCAGCCGTTCCTGCCCGACGCCTCGGACGGCTGGACGCTGGCGCTGCGAGCCCTCGCCCGCGGCGAGGACTTCACCGCGCAGGCCGAGGAACTGGGCAGGGCCACGGCGGACGTGCACCTCGCGCTGGCCGCTGCGCTGCCGGCCGGTCCGGACGCCGAGGACGGGCGGACGGCGGCCGCGATGACCGAGCGGCTGGAGGCGGCCGCGCACCATGTGCCGGCGCTGCGTCCGTTCGTGCCCGGCCTCATCACCGCCTTCGGCGCGCTGTCCGTCTGCGACGCCGGGCCGCCCGCCCAGCGCATCCACGGGGACCTGCACCTCGGGCAGGTCCTGCGCGCGGGACGCGACTGGTTCGTCATCGACTTCGAGGGCGAGCCGTCCCGTCCGCTGGCCGAGCGGCGCAGCGCCCACTCCCCGGTCCGGGACATCGCCGGGATGCTGCGCTCGTTCGACTACGCCGCCCGCCAGCGCCGCCCGTGGCGGCCGGAGTGGGCGCGCCGCTGCCGTGAGGCGTACTGCGCGGGCTACGCCGCCCGCGCAGGCTGGGACCCCCGCAAGAAGCATGCCCTGCTGCGTGCCTACGAGACGGACCGTGCCGTGTACGAAGTGCTGTACGAGGCCCGTAACCGCCCCGACTGGCTGCCCGTACCCATGGCGGCGATCGAACGACTCGCCGTCCGAGGAGGCTGA
- the treS gene encoding maltose alpha-D-glucosyltransferase translates to MTVNSPVQDTFEDTPAKDRDPEWFKRAVFYEVLVRSFQDSNGDGVGDLKGITAKLDYLQWLGVDCLWLPPFFKSPLRDGGYDVSDYTAVLPEFGDLADFVEFVDAAHQRGMRVIIDFVMNHTSDQHPWFQESRKDPDGPYGDYYMWADDDKQYADARIIFVDTEVSNWTFDPVRKQYFFHRFFSHQPDLNYENPAVQEEMISALRFWLDLGIDGFRLDAVPYLYAEEGTNCENLPATHEFLRRVRKEIDAAYPDTVILAEANQWPEDVVDYFGDYASGGDECHMAFHFPVMPRIFMAVRRESRYPVSEILAKTPAIPSRCQWGIFLRNHDELTLEMVTDEERDYMYAEYAKDPRMRANIGIRRRLAPLLENDRNQIELFTALLLSLPGSPILYYGDEIGMGDNIWLGDRDAVRTPMQWTPDRNAGFSSCDPGRLVLPTIMDPVYGYQVTNVEASMSSPSSLLHWTRRMIEIRKQNPAFGLGTYTELPSSNPAVLAFLREAPLKEGEGDDVVLCVHNFSRFAQPTELDLRRFDGRHPVELFGGVRFPAVGELPYLLTLAGHGFYWFRLTRAASRIGRRP, encoded by the coding sequence ATGACCGTCAACTCCCCTGTCCAGGACACCTTCGAGGACACCCCCGCCAAGGACCGCGACCCCGAGTGGTTCAAACGCGCCGTGTTCTACGAGGTCCTCGTCCGCTCCTTCCAGGACAGCAACGGCGACGGCGTCGGCGACCTCAAGGGCATCACCGCCAAACTCGACTACCTGCAATGGCTCGGAGTCGACTGCCTCTGGCTGCCGCCCTTCTTCAAATCACCCCTGCGCGACGGCGGATACGACGTGTCCGACTACACCGCCGTCCTCCCCGAATTCGGCGACCTCGCCGACTTCGTGGAATTCGTCGACGCCGCCCACCAACGCGGCATGCGCGTCATCATCGACTTCGTGATGAACCACACCAGCGACCAGCACCCGTGGTTCCAGGAATCGAGAAAAGACCCCGACGGACCCTACGGCGACTACTACATGTGGGCCGACGACGACAAACAGTACGCCGACGCCCGCATCATCTTCGTCGACACCGAAGTCTCCAACTGGACCTTCGACCCCGTCCGCAAGCAGTACTTCTTCCACCGCTTCTTCTCCCACCAGCCGGACCTCAACTACGAGAACCCGGCCGTCCAGGAGGAGATGATCTCCGCGCTGCGGTTCTGGCTGGACCTCGGCATCGACGGCTTCCGGCTCGACGCGGTGCCCTACCTGTACGCCGAGGAGGGCACGAACTGCGAGAACCTCCCCGCCACCCACGAGTTCCTCCGAAGGGTCCGCAAGGAGATCGACGCCGCCTACCCGGACACCGTGATCCTCGCCGAGGCCAACCAGTGGCCCGAGGACGTCGTCGACTACTTCGGCGACTACGCCTCCGGCGGCGACGAATGCCACATGGCATTCCACTTCCCCGTCATGCCCCGCATCTTCATGGCCGTCCGACGGGAATCCCGCTACCCGGTCTCCGAAATCCTCGCGAAAACCCCCGCGATCCCCTCCCGCTGCCAATGGGGAATCTTCCTGCGCAACCACGACGAGCTCACCCTCGAAATGGTCACCGACGAAGAACGCGACTACATGTACGCGGAATACGCGAAAGACCCGCGTATGCGCGCCAACATCGGCATCCGCCGCCGGCTCGCACCCCTCCTGGAGAACGACCGCAACCAGATCGAGCTGTTCACCGCCCTGCTGCTCTCCCTGCCCGGCTCGCCGATCCTCTACTACGGCGACGAGATCGGCATGGGCGACAACATCTGGCTCGGCGACCGCGACGCCGTCCGCACCCCGATGCAGTGGACACCGGACCGCAACGCAGGTTTTTCGTCCTGTGACCCCGGGCGGCTGGTCCTGCCGACCATCATGGACCCCGTCTACGGGTACCAGGTCACCAACGTCGAGGCGTCGATGTCGTCGCCCTCCTCGCTGCTGCACTGGACCCGCCGGATGATCGAGATCCGCAAGCAGAACCCCGCCTTCGGCCTCGGCACCTACACCGAACTCCCGTCCTCCAACCCGGCCGTCCTCGCCTTCCTGCGCGAGGCGCCCCTGAAGGAGGGCGAAGGAGACGACGTGGTGCTGTGCGTGCACAACTTCTCACGCTTCGCACAGCCCACCGAGCTCGACCTGCGCCGGTTCGACGGCCGCCATCCCGTCGAGCTGTTCGGCGGGGTCCGCTTCCCCGCCGTCGGCGAACTGCCCTACCTGCTCACGCTCGCGGGCCACGGCTTCTATTGGTTCCGGCTCACCAGAGCCGCGTCCCGGATCGGCCGCCGCCCGTGA
- a CDS encoding alpha-1,4-glucan--maltose-1-phosphate maltosyltransferase, with protein sequence MKSTRAIGRIPVRDVEPCVECGRRPAKAVTGETVRISATVFREGHDAIGANVVLKGPDGGRGPWTPMRELAPGSDRWGADVTLEAMGRWTYTVEAWSDPIATWRRHAAIKIPAGIDAGLVLEEGGRLYERAATRAPRGPERTLMRDAARQLLDDSVPVTERYAAALTPEVDDVLGRYPLRDLVTASEPLPLLVERERALYGAWYEFFPRSEGTAEQPHGTFRTAARRLPAIAAMGFDVVYLPPIHPIGTTFRKGRNNTLDPGPDDVGVPWAIGSPEGGHDAVHPDLGTLEDFSWFVEQAHELGLEIALDFALQCSPDHPWVHKHTDWFHHRPDGTIAYAENPPKKYQDIYPIAFDADMKGLVAETVRVLRHWMSYGVRIFRVDNPHTKPVVFWERVIADVNRTDPDVIFLAEAFTRPAMMHTLGQIGFQQSYTYFTWRNTKQELTEYLTELSGDAASYMRPNFFANTPDILPAYLQQGGRPAFEIRAVLAATLSPTWGLYSGYELCENTPLREGGEEYLDSEKYQLKPRDWAAAEREGRSIAPLVTKLNEIRRANPALHWLRNLRFHGTDNHSVMAYSKRAGSNTVLVVVNLDPHHTQEATVSLDMPQLGLDDGATLTVHDELTGETYAWGRTNYVRLEPGRTPAHVFLVR encoded by the coding sequence GTGAAGTCCACCAGGGCGATCGGCCGAATCCCGGTGCGGGACGTCGAACCGTGCGTCGAGTGCGGTAGGCGGCCGGCGAAAGCCGTGACCGGGGAGACGGTGCGGATCTCCGCGACGGTGTTCCGGGAGGGCCATGACGCCATCGGCGCCAACGTGGTCCTCAAGGGCCCGGACGGCGGCCGTGGGCCCTGGACACCGATGCGCGAGCTCGCCCCCGGCAGCGACCGCTGGGGAGCCGATGTGACCCTGGAGGCCATGGGCCGCTGGACCTACACCGTGGAGGCCTGGAGCGACCCGATCGCCACCTGGCGGCGCCACGCGGCGATCAAGATCCCGGCGGGAATCGACGCGGGTCTGGTGCTGGAGGAGGGCGGCCGGCTGTACGAGCGGGCGGCCACCCGTGCCCCGCGCGGACCGGAGCGCACCCTGATGCGGGACGCGGCGAGGCAACTGCTCGACGACTCGGTCCCGGTGACCGAGCGCTACGCGGCGGCTCTGACGCCGGAGGTCGACGACGTACTCGGCCGGTACCCGCTGCGGGACCTGGTCACCGCCTCCGAGCCGCTGCCGCTGCTCGTCGAGCGCGAGCGCGCCCTGTACGGCGCCTGGTACGAGTTCTTCCCCCGCTCCGAGGGGACCGCCGAGCAGCCGCACGGCACGTTCCGCACCGCCGCGCGCAGACTGCCCGCCATCGCCGCGATGGGCTTCGACGTCGTCTACCTCCCGCCCATCCACCCCATCGGCACCACGTTCCGCAAGGGCCGCAACAACACCCTCGACCCCGGCCCCGACGACGTCGGCGTGCCCTGGGCGATCGGCTCGCCGGAGGGCGGCCACGACGCCGTCCACCCCGACCTGGGCACCCTGGAGGACTTCTCCTGGTTCGTGGAGCAGGCACATGAGCTCGGTCTGGAGATCGCCCTCGACTTCGCCCTCCAGTGCTCCCCCGACCACCCCTGGGTGCACAAGCACACGGACTGGTTCCACCACCGGCCCGACGGCACCATCGCCTACGCCGAGAACCCGCCGAAGAAGTACCAGGACATCTACCCGATCGCCTTCGACGCCGACATGAAGGGGCTGGTGGCGGAGACGGTGCGGGTGCTGCGGCACTGGATGTCGTACGGGGTGCGGATCTTCCGGGTGGACAACCCGCACACCAAGCCGGTCGTGTTCTGGGAGCGGGTCATCGCGGACGTCAACCGCACCGACCCCGACGTGATCTTCCTCGCCGAGGCCTTCACCCGGCCCGCGATGATGCACACCCTCGGCCAGATCGGCTTCCAGCAGTCGTACACCTACTTCACCTGGCGCAACACCAAGCAGGAACTGACGGAGTACCTCACCGAACTCTCGGGGGACGCCGCCTCCTACATGCGGCCCAACTTCTTCGCCAACACCCCCGACATCCTGCCCGCCTACCTCCAGCAGGGCGGCCGCCCCGCCTTCGAGATCCGCGCCGTCCTGGCCGCGACCCTCTCCCCCACCTGGGGCCTCTACAGCGGCTACGAACTCTGCGAGAACACACCCCTGCGCGAGGGCGGCGAGGAATACCTCGACTCGGAAAAATACCAGCTCAAACCCCGTGACTGGGCGGCCGCCGAGCGGGAGGGCCGCAGCATCGCCCCCCTCGTCACCAAGCTCAACGAGATCCGGCGGGCGAACCCCGCCCTGCACTGGCTGCGCAACCTCCGTTTCCACGGCACGGACAACCACTCCGTGATGGCGTACAGCAAGCGTGCCGGGTCGAACACGGTTCTGGTGGTCGTCAACCTCGACCCCCACCACACCCAGGAGGCGACGGTGTCGTTGGACATGCCGCAACTCGGCCTGGACGACGGCGCAACCCTGACCGTGCACGACGAACTGACCGGCGAGACGTACGCCTGGGGCAGGACGAACTACGTGCGCCTGGAGCCCGGCCGGACACCCGCCCACGTGTTCCTCGTCCGGTGA
- a CDS encoding DUF5133 domain-containing protein, translating to MLQPAKTEVARTLRSYRAWERDMLARPEDRTARAAFEDCGYTLCVLMGKRCAREAADAAEQYLRAGADAHHRERRAPHLRNGVARLAVTRPLPRLPAET from the coding sequence ATGCTGCAACCAGCGAAGACCGAAGTCGCCAGAACCTTGCGCAGCTACCGGGCCTGGGAGCGGGACATGCTGGCGCGTCCCGAAGACCGCACGGCGCGGGCCGCATTCGAGGACTGCGGCTACACGTTGTGCGTGCTGATGGGCAAACGCTGCGCCCGGGAGGCCGCGGACGCCGCGGAGCAGTACCTGCGCGCCGGAGCCGACGCACATCACCGGGAGCGCAGGGCGCCCCACCTCAGGAACGGCGTCGCACGGCTCGCCGTGACACGGCCCCTCCCCCGCCTGCCGGCGGAGACGTAG
- a CDS encoding pep a2 produces MKTAVPCYYHLDVDVSPERVGQVRRILAAHLQYWDLEAHVETVCRGTEMLLTAIDEHATDKHTSIEMWWNGQHLITAVGGADRRLRPDPDLRACLERIAAMSDGWGCCATDTGSTVIWFSQRARSGERVPLVPTTPAPDLREVLQVPRELPVAALAATADGTSGVLEAAR; encoded by the coding sequence ATGAAGACAGCAGTCCCCTGCTACTACCACCTCGATGTGGACGTCAGTCCGGAACGGGTCGGACAGGTCAGGCGCATTCTGGCCGCTCACCTCCAGTACTGGGACCTCGAGGCGCACGTCGAGACCGTCTGCCGCGGCACGGAGATGCTGCTGACCGCCATCGACGAACACGCCACGGACAAGCACACCTCGATCGAGATGTGGTGGAACGGGCAACACCTGATCACAGCCGTCGGGGGCGCCGACCGGCGCCTCCGACCCGACCCGGACCTGCGCGCCTGTCTGGAGCGCATCGCCGCGATGAGCGACGGCTGGGGCTGCTGCGCCACCGACACCGGAAGCACGGTCATCTGGTTCTCCCAGCGGGCCCGCTCCGGCGAGCGCGTCCCGCTGGTGCCGACCACGCCCGCGCCGGACCTGCGCGAGGTGCTCCAAGTGCCCCGCGAGTTGCCGGTGGCGGCCCTGGCGGCCACAGCGGACGGGACGAGTGGCGTGCTGGAGGCCGCCCGGTGA